Genomic window (Achromobacter sp. B7):
GGCCGTGGGCAATTACGGCGAAGTGTGGGACCGCAACCTGGGCGCCAACACCCCGCTGAAACTGGACCGTGGCCTGAATGCGCAATGGAACAAGGGCGGCCTGCTGTATTCGCCGCCATTCCAGTGAAGCGCTAAGGACTGAACGCGGCGGGCGGGCCACCGGCCCGCCTTTTGCATGGGCAAGACTTCAATGACTGCAACCACACTTCCCTTTGCGCCGCCCGGCTTCCTGCGCCGCTGGCTGCCCACGCTGGCATGGACGCTGGTGCTGGGCGGCATGGCCGCCGTGTTGCTGGCGCACATCGAAGGCGTACAGGCCGCGCGCGGGGTGCAAGGCGGATTCGGCTTCCTGCTTCAGCCGTCGGGCTTTCGCATTTCGGAAAGCCTGTTGAGCGTCACGCCTGACGATCCTTACTGGATGTCGATCGCGGCGGGCCTGGTCAACACGCTGACCGTGGCCGTCCTGGCGATTGCGCTGGCGACGTTGCTGGGCATCGCGCTGGGCTTGATGCGGCTATCGGCAAACGCCTTGGCGGCGCGCGCCGCAGCCGCCATCATCGCCCCGCTGCGCAACACGCCGGTGTTACTGCAATTGTTCGTCTGGTATGGGCTGCTGTTGCGGCTGCCGGATGCACGGCAAGCCTGGTCGCCGTTGCCGTCCGTATTGCTGTCCAATCGGGGCTTGGCCTTGCCTGCCTTGCATGGCTGCTTGCCGTATGCCGCCGTGGTGCTGGCCGCGTTGGCGCTAGCCGCCTGGGCGCGACGCCGCGCCTGCCCGCGCGCGGTGTATGCGGCGTTGGCCGCCGCCGTCCTGTTCGCTTGGGCGTTGCTGCCCGCCGTGCAGATAGACTTGCCGGTCAAGCGTGGCCTGGGGCTGCATGGCGGCTGGCAACCCAGCATCGAGTTCGTGGCGCTGCTGATCGGGCTGGTGGTCTTTCACGCCGCCTACATCGCCGACATCGTGCGCGCCGCCGTGCGCGCGGTGCCGCTGGGGCTGGTGGAAGCCGGCCAGGCCATGGGCTTGACGCCGCGCGCCGTGATGCAGCGGGTGATTGCGCCCTATGCCGTGCGGGTGGCGCTGCCGCCTTACGCCAACCAATGCCTGGCGCTGATCAAGAACAGCACCTTGGCCATTGCCATCGGCTACCAGGAATTGATGGCCGTCATCAACACAGTCATCACGCAGACGGGGCTGGCGTTGGAAGGCATTGCGCTGGCGCTGGCCATTTACCTGAGCTTGGCGCTGCTGGTGGGCGGCGGCCTGTCGGCCTGGAATGCGCGCCACGCACGGCATGGTCCGGGCGACACGCACGGGCCGCGCCTGGGTGACCGATCCCGCTGGAACCCCACGGACGGCCACCGACGCAGGCGTGGCAAGCTTGGCCAGGTCGCGCTGAACGGGCTGACGGCGCCAGCAACACGGCAAGCCTTGGCATCGGCAATCACCGCGCCATTGACCTTGGCAACAAGGGCGACGTACGCCTCGGCAATCACGGCGGCATTGGTCGCCGGATTCCGGCTTGCCATGACGGTGGCAATCACACTTGCGCTTGCGATGGCGGCGTGGGCGTTGCTGGACTGGGCCGTGCTGGGCGCGGTATGGCATGGCGAGCCCGAAGCCTGCGCGCGCGCCGCCGGCGCATGCTGGGCGGCCGTGGGCCAAAACCTGCCGCTGCTGGTCTTTGGCACGATGGCTCCGGGCGACCGGAGCGCCGCGCTGGTCGCCTGCGCGGCACTGGTCGCAGGCATCGCGCTGACGCTGGGCGCAGGCGGCCTGGCCGCGCGCCCGCGCCGGGTCGGGTCGGTGCCGGGGCACCCGCTGGGCTCGCTCGCCGCGTTGCAGCCAAGGTGGACGCCAGGTTCGCTGCCGGCGTTGCTGCCGAAGTGGCTGCCGAAGTGGCTGCCGAAGTTTCTGCCCAAGCTGCTACCCAAGCTGCCACCGAAGTTCCTGCCGGCACTGCTGCCTGGATTACTTCTGACGCTGCTGGCCATCGCCGTTTCCGCCTTGTCCGGGTGGCCCTGGGGCGGCACGCCAATCGGGCCGCAACGCTGGGGCGGCTTGCTGGTCACGTTGATCCTGGCCATTGCCGCGCTGGCCGCCGCCGTGCCGCTGGCCTTTGCGCTGGCGCTGCTGCGCCGGTCCGGCAGCCGGGCCGGGTCGATGGCGGCAGCCGGCCTGATCGAAGCGGTGCGCGGCGTGCCGCTGGTGACCCAACTATTGTTCGCCTCGTTCGTGTTGCCCATGCTGTTAGGCGGCAACGTGTCCAAGTTCAGCATGGCGTTGGCCGCGCTGACCCTGCATACGGCGTGTCTGTTGGCCGAGGTGCTGCGCGGCGCACTGCAAGCGATTCCGCCCGGCCAGATGATGGCGGCGCGCGCGCTGGGCATGCGGCCGTTCACGGCCTATGCCACGGTGATCTGGCCACAAGCCCGCCGCATCGCCGCGCCGGCCGCCTTGGGCGTGTTCGTGGGCGCGGTAAAAGACACCTCGCTGGTCAGCATCATCGGCGTCTTCGACGTATTGGGCGCGGCCAAGGCGGTGGTCGCGGGCACCGACTGGCGGCCCTATCACGTTGAGGTCTACCTGGCGGTGGCGCTGCTGTATTTCGGCGCCAGCCTGGCGCTGTCACGCGTGGCCCGGCGCATGGAAACGCGCGCGGGTTAGCGCCTTCGGTAGCCGCGCTTGGCAGGCGCGCCGCGGCCCGGCGCCATCACCCCGCGCGCGAATCCAGCGGGATGCGGTTCAGGAAACGGTCGAAGGCGCTCAGGTACGCGACTTCCACCGTGCTCAGCTTGCGTTGCTTGTGCCAGGTCAGGAACACATCGATCTCGGCCACCGACTCCGCGGGCGGCAGCCGGCGCAGGTCACCGCTCATCACATCCTGGCGTATCAAATGTTCCGGCAGGAAACTCAGGCCGATGCCGGCCACCACCATGCGGCGTATTTCTTCGATATTGGGCGAGGTGCCCACGATGCGACCGGTAAACCCCTGCTGATCGCGAAAGATCGTCAAGGGCGATAGCGTATCGCCGATCTGGTCGCTGGCGAAGCACACGAAGTTCTGGTCCATCAGGTCTTCAAGGCTGACGCGCGGCTTGGAGAACAGCGGATGATGACGGCCGCAGACGACCGCGTAATGGTGGCGCAGAAACAGCCGCCGCTCCAACGCGTCAACCGGTTTGCGGCACAGACAGATGCCCAGGGCCGGCACGCGCTTGGCCAGGGCGTCCAGGATGGCGGCGCTGGGCAGCACATCCACGTGGAATTCAATCTTGGGATAGCGCCGGTGAAACTGCGCCAGGAAATCGTCGTAGGCCGGGCTTTGCACCTTGCTCATGACCAGCAGCCGCAGCGTACCGGCAATTTCGGCGCGGTCCTGGGTGGTGGCGTTTTCAATGCGCGCCATCGTGCCGTACATGTCGCGGGCAATGGCGTAGATTTCATCGCCCAGGCCGGTCAGACGGAATTCGCCGTTGCGCCGGTGCAGCAGCAGCCCACCCACTGCATCTTCAAGCCGCTTCAGCGCCTGGCTGACGGCCGGCTGGCTCAGGTGCAGCGCCTGCGCCGCGCGACCCACGCCGCGCTCTTGCACGACAAACATGAAGGTACGCAGCAGGTTCCAGTCCATGCGTTCGGGGGCAAGCGGTTGTGACGGAACAGTGCGAACGGGCGGCTGGGGCATGGCGTGGGGTCAAGGGCGAAAAAAAGGCCGGGTGGAATCCACGCCGGCCCCGCCGATGCCCCGTGTTTCAGACGCCGGTCAGCCCCGCGAAGAAGCGCGACGCGTTGGATTCCAATCCGTCGATATAGTAGCCGCCTTCCTGCACGATCAGCGTGGGCAGGCGCAGCGCGCCGACCTCGCCGCCCAAGCGCTCGAAACCGTCTTCCGTGACGCTGACCATGGCCTGCGGGTCTTTCTCGAAAATGTCGAAACCCAGCGACAGCACCAGCGCGTCCGGCTGGAATAGCTCGATGGCGCGGCGCGCCTGCGCCAGCCGGTCAAAGAACACGGCTTCGCTGGAGCCGTGCGGCATGGGCAGGTTGATGTTGTAGCCGTAGCCCGCGCCCGCGCCACGCTCGTCTTCAAAGCCCGCGACCACCGGGTAGAAGTTTTCAGGATCGCCGTGAATCGACACGTACAACACGTCGTTGCGTTCGTAGAAGATCTCCTGGATGCCTTGCCCGTGATGCATGTCGGTGTCCAGGATGGCCACGCGGGGAAACTTCGACGTCAGCCGCTGCGCCGCGATGGCCGCGTTGTTCAGGTAGCAAAAGCCACCCGCCGCATCGCGCCGCGCATGGTGGCCCGGTGGGCGGCAGATGGCGTAGGCGTGCGGGTCGCCGGCCAGCAAGGCTTCGGCGCCGGCCACCGCGCACTGCGCCGCCCAGTAGGCCGACTGCCAGGTATGCGGGCCCACGGGGCAGCTGCCGTCCGCCAGGTAACGCCCGGCCTTGGCCAGCACGCCACGCAAGGCGTTGGGTTCGCGCACGAACACGTTCGAGACCACTTCGCCGCCCCAGTCGCCCGGCAGCTTCATCCAGTCGGCATGCGCGTCCTGCAGAAAACGCAGGTAGTCCAGCGAATGCACCGCCGCCAGCGCGCCCGCGCCATGATCGGCCGGCGCCTGCACGTCAAAGCCCAGCTTCTGCGCCGCCTGCACCAGGCCGTCCAGGCGGGCCGGCACTTCTTGCGGCGTGCGCATCTTGCCGCGTGAAAAATAGGTCTCGGGATGATGCAGCTTCTGGTCGTCGTGAAAAAATGCCTTCATGCTTGCTGATCCTTCAGTTGAAAATTCTGGGTGCGCTGGCCGACAGTGCCCAGCAGCAGGACGGAAACCAGGGAAAGCAACGAAATCGCCGAGAACAACAGCGCCAGCGGCCACCACTGGCCCTTGAAATTCTCGGCCAGCACCGTACCCAGCAGCGGCGTCAAGCCACCGAAGATGGCGCCCGACAACTGATATGCCATCGAAATACCGGTGTAGCGGATGCGGGTGGGAAAGCTGTCGCTGACGTAGCCGGCGATAACGGCGTAGTAGGCGCCCATGAAGAGTACCGCCACGCCGACCCCCAGCGTAATACTGGTAAGCGAGCCCTGGTCGACCAGGTTGAACATCGCGTAGGGCGTGAAGATCGATGCAAACGCCATGGCGCCCAGAAAGCGCAGGTTGCCCACGCGGCTGGCAATGTAGGCCGACAGCGGCGTGATGAAGAACTGCATGATCGACACCACCAGCAGGCAGTCCAGGATCACCGCTCGGTTCAGGCCCACGTACTGCGTGGTGTAGGCAATCATGAACGTGTTGGTGAAATAGAAGCCGGCAATGCCCAGCACATTCGCGCCCACGGCCAGCGCCAGCAGGCCCGGCGCGCCGCGCAGCACCTGTGCCAGCGGCGCCTGCGCGGGCTTGGCGCCGGCCAGCGCGGCGGACTTGGCGCGCGTGGCCTGTGCGGCCTGCTCGGCCACGAAGTCGGGCGATTCGTTCACGCTCAGGCGGATCACGAACCCCACCACCAGCAACACGGCCGAGAACAGGAACGGCACGCGCCAGCCCCAGCTGAGAAACGCCTCGTCATCCAGCCCGGTGACCAGCTTGAACATCAGCATCGACAAAATCAGCCCGGCCGGGCTGCCCAGCTGCGCAAACGATGCAAAGAACGTGCGCTTGCTTTTGTCCGGCGAATGTTCGCCCGCCATCAGCACCGCGCCGCCCCATTCACCGCCCACGGCAATGCCCTGCACGATGCGCAGCAGGATCAACAGCACGGGCGCCCAGACGCCGATGGACGCGTGTGTGGGCAACAGGCCGATCAGCACCGTGACCGAGCCCATCATCACCAAGGTGATCACCAGGGATTTCTTGCGGCCGATCTTGTCGCCGATGTGGCCAAAGATCGCGCCGCCCAACGGCCGCGCGAAAAAGCCCACGGCAAAAGTGCCGAACGCGGCCAAGGTGCCGTAAAAGCCCGACGCGGACGGAAAGAACAACTTGCCGAACACCAGCGCGGCAGCAGTGGCGTAGATGTAGAAGTCGTACCACTCGATCATGGTGCCGACAAAAGCGGCGGTCGACGCGCGCACCGGTTGGTGGCCCGTCACGGAATTTCCCCTCATGGCTTATCTCTCTTACGTAGGTTGAGGTCTATCAGCCAATCGTTATAGCCCCGGCCCCGCCATAAGAAAAATTCTTATTTCTTATCCTCTGAATTACTTTGCCTAATGAGTGGAAACCCCTAGTTTTAGCGGGTTTTCAGGCCCGCCCGAGACCTTATATTGCTGCCCGCATCCAGGCCGGGCGCGGCGCGGCGTCCAGCCAGTTCTTCACGATCAACCCTAGTTCGGTATCCCCGGATATCCGCAGGCGCCGTTGAAAGAACAGGGTATCGGCATCGGTGTCGCCGCGCGCCATGCCGATCAGGTCCGCCAAAACCGCGCCCAGCTCCAGGTCGGCCGGCGCGCGGGTCCAGGCCGGGCGGAATGCGCCGCCTTGCACCGAGAAGCCGGCACGCACGCCCAGGTCGTCGATGGTGATGGCAAAAGTACGGCCGTCCAGTTCGGCGGGTGGCGCCAGCCACTTGACGCGACGCGCCAGTTCCAGCCCCGCCGCCATGTGCAACGACGCCAGCGGCGCCGGCACGCGGCGCCCCAACGCCGCCAGAAAGGCCGGAATGTGCGCGGGCGCCGTCATGCCGTGGCCTCCAGCAGTTCGATGCCCGAGCGGCCGTGGTAATAGCCGTTGCATCGCCCCATGCCGGCCGGTGGCAGCACCGTGCCCGCGGGTTGGCCATGGCGTATGGCATCCAGCGCGGCAATGGCCTCGTGCGTGCCGGCCGACTGCGGATTGACGCGCAAGACGTCGACGCCCATCCGCGCCAGCTCGCTGGCCTGCGCCAGTAGATCCAGGCACGCGGCGGACTGCACCTGGATGCCGTTGATGCTGAGAAATTCACGCGATTCACGCGTGCGCATGTCCAGGCCATCGGGATGCTCAATGCAGCGAAAGCCACACTCGTCTTTCTTCAAGCGAAAATGCCGCGCGGTAAAGCAGCGCGCCGAGAACGCCAGCGCCATGCGACCCCACACCAGCGTTTCGGCGGCCAGCCCGACGGGCCGCTCTTGCAGCAGCCGCGCCAACGTTTCGCCGTCCATCTCCAGCGGCGCCACAAAACGCATGGCGCCCTGCTGCGCCAGCCATTGCAGCGTGCCGCCGTGATACGCGTTCACGTGCGGCCCCGCCACAAATGGCCGCCCGGCCAGATGCCGCACCGCGCCCAGCTCGCCCGCTTCGATCATGAAGTCGTCCTGCGCGCACAGCTTCTTCAAGGCGCTGGCTTCCGCCCCCGTCTCGATCAAGGTGCGGCCCGACAGCACCACCGTCTTGCCTGCGGCGCGCAGGTCGTGCGCCAGGTCGCGCCAGTCGTCCGCGCGCAATTCATGGCGGCGGCTACAGACGGTTTCGCCCACATAAAGAATGTCAGCCGGGCCGTCCGCCAAGGCGGCGTAGAAGTCCAGCGTGTCGCGCCGAGTCCAGTAGTACAGCAGCGGCCCGACCGATATTTGATATTGCTTGGGATTCATTTCCATGGCCGTTCAAATGCGCCTTGTGTGACTTGGGATCCTTCCGCGTGGCGCGCCAGCAAGGCGTTCCACTTGGCCAGCGGGGCAAAGCGCGCGGGGTCGGCCTGCGCGCTGTCCAGCGCGGCGCGCAGTGTGGCGACCACCTGCGCCACATAGGCCGGGCTGCGCTGGCGGCCCTCGATCTTGATGGCGCGCACGCCCATCTGCGCCAGGCGCGGCAACAGGCCGATGGCGTTCAGGCTGGTGGGTTCTTCCAGCGCATGATCGTCGCGGCCATCAACTTGAAACCGCCCCTTGCACAGCGTGGGGTACGCGGCCGGTTCGCCGGGTTCGTAGCGGTCGATCAAAATGCCCGACAAGCGTGCGTCCATGCGGCCGTTCGCTTCCACCCAGCGCACTGCATGGGCGGGCGAGCACACGCCCTTGTTGTTGGGGGAATCGCCCGTGGCGTACGACGACAGCAGGCAGCGGCCCTCGGCCATCACGCACAGGCTGCCAAAGCCGAACACTTCGACTTCGACGCTGACGTTGGCGCAGATGCGCGCCACTTCCGACAAGGTCAGCACGCGCGGCAACACCACGCGGCGGATGCCGAATTGTTCCTTCATCAGTTCGATGGCGTCGGCGTGCGTGGCCGACCCTTGCACTGACAGGTGCAGGCGCAGGTCGGGATAGCGATCACTGGCATAGGCCAACAGGCCTGGGTCGGCCATGATGACGGCGTCGGCGCCCAGGGCGTGCGCGGCATCCACCGCCGCGTGCCACTCGGCCGCCCTGCCCGCCTGCACAAAGGTGTTGATGGCGAACAGCACCTGGCGTCCGCGCCGATGCGCAAGCTCGACGCCGAGGCGTATGTCGTTTTCAGAGAAATTCAGCCCGGCGAAGTTGCGGGCGTTGGTGGCGTTGCGCAGGCCGAGATAGACGGTATCGGCGCCGGCATCCAATGCGGCGGTCAGCGCCGCAAGGCTACCGGCCGGCGCCACCAGTTCCAGGGGATGGGAAGAGGTTTCCATGCCCGGCAGTCTAGAGTCCGGCGCACACGCGGGCCTTGTCGCAAATCAAACTTGGCCCGGCTGGGCTGGCCCCGGGGCGCATCCCCGAGGCACCGCCCCGCGCGCGCCGCCGGCTTACATGGGCGCTTGCCCATCCGGTGCAATCTTGCGCACCACGTAGCCCATCGGTATCCAGCGGTTCTTGCCGGCCACCATCGATACGGTTTCGGTGGCGGGCATATTGAGGAACTTGGTGGAAAAAATCACGTTCACGTATTGCCCTTGCGGCAGGTCGGCCGGGTCGGACACGCGCACCACCTGTAGCCACTCGCGCTTCGTGTGGCGGCCGACTTCATTGCGCAACTGGCTCAGGTATTCGGACCAGCCCTGCTTGTCCACGCTCTTTTTCATGATGTCGCTGCTGGCGCTCCACATCTTGTCCGTGGCGCCGCTATCCGACATCGACGCCCATTGCTGGGCCGCCGTCACCGCGCTGTCCAGCGACGGATCGGCCGCTAGCGCCGGCGCCGCCAGCAACAGGGCGCCGCTGAAGAGGCCGACGCGCAAGGCGCGAGAAATCAGAGTTTGTTGTTGCATAAATCCTCACTGTGAAAAGATAAACACCGCATTGGCACAAGCACTGCACAAGCCCACCGGCTTGCCGGAAAATCGTTCCGGCAAGCCGACGTTCCCTTACCACTGATAGCCCGCTCCGATCACCGCGCCATACGTACCGCGCGTGTTGGTGGAACCGGACAGCTTGTAGACCCAATTGCCGCTGGCCGACACGGTGGACAAGCCCATCGCAAAGCCCTGCTGCCCGTCGTACGTGCTGCCGGCGATGGAGAACATGCCCCGGCCCGGCGCGTAGGCTTGCGCCAGACCCGCCACCGCCAACGCCGTGGCCGTGCCGCCCGCCGCATCGCGGCGATAGCGATCGACGTCGTTGCGCAGGTTCTGGAACTTGCCGTCGGTGTAGGCGTTGGACTGCTGCACCGCGCCGCCCAGCCCGGCGTTCAACTGCTGCACGTTGACGGCGTCGTTGTTGTCGACGCCATCGGCCACGTTGCTGAGCGTGACCGGTGCCCCGCCGTTGCCCAGCGTGACGCGCGAGTAGTCAACCGCGCCCGTGCCCGGCGTGGTGACGTACTGCACCGAGCCCTGCTTGGCCGCGTCCAACTGCTGCACGTTGACCGCGTCCGTCTGCGCCGTGCCGGCCGCCACGTTGGTCACCTGGCGTTCCTTGCCGGCCGCCCCGACGGACACGACGTTGGCACGTCCGCCGTCGGTACTGCCCGCCCCCAGCGCCACCGAGTTGGCGCCACGCGCTTCGGCGCCGTTGCCCAACGCGGTGCTACCGTCACCCGAGGCGACGGCGCCCGCGCCGGCCGCGGTGGCATCCGCGCCGGTGGCCGTGGGCGCCGGTGTGGCGCTGGCCTGGTTCACCTGGAACATGCCGCTGCCGCCTTGCGTCAAGCCGCTATTGACGGTGGCGATCTGCTGGTCGGTGTACAGGTTGGCTTGCGTCACCGCGCCATCCAGCTGCCGCAGGTTCACGGCGTCAGTAGCGTTTTGCGCGTCGGCCACGTTGCTGACGGTGCGTTCCGCGCCCGCCGTGCCCACGGACACCGTGCCAGCGATGGTGTTGGACACGCCCGAGTACTTGCCGGTGTAGGCCGGCGCCGCGCCCATGTCGGCCACCGCATCGGCGCCCAGCGCCACGTCGCCCGCTTGCAATGCCTGCGCACCAGTGCCCAGCGCCACGGTGTTATCCCCGGCGGCGCTGGCGGAGCCGCCCAGCGCCACGCTGCGATCACCCGCGGCGCTCGCCGAGGCGCCCAAGGCCAACGACTGCGAGCCCCCGGCCAGGGCCGACGAGCCCAAGGCCACGGCCGAGTCCAGCGCGGATCGCGCGGAGGACCCGATGGCAATGCCGTTGGTGGCAGTGCTGTCCACTTCCGCCGCCAGCCCAATGCCGATGCCCGAGTCCCCGTTGACCACCGCTTCGGGTCCGACGGCGATGGCGTCCGTGCCCACCGACAACGAATCCACCAACGTGCTGTTGGCGTGGAAGTACTGGGTGCCCGTTACTGCAACCGACGCGATGGCTCCTTGCAGTTGGCGCACCGTCACGGCGTCCTGCGCTTGTGTGCCATCGGCCACGTTGATGACCTGGCGCAGCATGCCTGGCGCGCCCACCGAGAACGCCCCCGGCGCCACGGCGCGTGTCGCGGCGCGCGTCACGGCGGCCCGATCCGAGATGGAGCCTTCGCCGATGGCGATACCGCCATCCACAGTGACTTGCGTGTTGGCGCCCAAGGCCAGGCTGCCCGCGCCGTCCGCCTGGGCGTTGTAGCCGATGGCGGTCGAGCCCTGTCCCCTTGCAAATGCGTTGCTCGGTGTCATCCCGGTGTCGTTGGTGCGCTCGTAACGAACGCCCTGACCGTTGGTGGTCGGGTCAACCGTGCCCGCAAAGTTGTTTACGGTCGTGGTCAACTCCGACATCGCTTCGTTGGTGGCGAACAGCTGCGCTCCGTTCACGGCATCCCAACTGGTTGCGCTGAGCACGCCCGGCGCCACGCTGGTGATGATGCTGGGTCCGCCGATGCTGCCGTGCGCGGCCGTGTAGGCGCCCACGCCACCGTTGGACGACGGGTCCCACATCAAGGCGTCGGTATTCACCTGCGCCAGACGCGTATTCACGGTTTGCAATTGGCGCACGTTGACCGCATCGGTCAGGTCGCTGCCCGGCGCCACGTTGGTCAGCTTGCGCAGGTTGCCCGGCGAGCCCACCGAGACTTCGCCCGCCGAGCTGATCGTGCCCGCCAGGCCAAAGGCCACATACGCGTTCTGCGCGCCCATCGACACCACCGACCCCTGGCCCAAGGCCACGTTGGCGCCGGTCAAGCCGGCATTGACGGTCGCCCCCTGGCCCAGCACCGTGGATTTGGCCACGCCGTTGTCGGTAGCCTGGTTGCCCAGCACGACCGATGCCGCACCCGTGGCCAGCGCGCCAAAGCCGCCCGCCGCGCTGTTGGCGCCTGCTGCCAATGGTTGCGCGGTGGTGACCGACGCGTCCGCCACAAACGGCCCCGACTTGCCGCTGCTGATGTTCGACACGGTGGCATCCAGCCCACCGATTGCGTTGCCCAACGTCGTGTAGGTATTGCCCTGCACGGTGTAGGTGGGCGCGCTGATCGAACCGGTGACCGGGTCATAGGCCGATCCGCCGCCCAGGCCGGTTGCCACGCTGGTGGCCAGCGTGTTCAAGCCCGCTGTCGCTGCGTTCGACACGCCCGTCAGTTGCCCGACGTTGACCGCATCGGTTGCCGCACTGCCCGCTGCAAGGTTGGTGATCTTGCGTTCGGCACCTGCGGAACCAAGGGACACTTCACCGCTGGAGCTTTGGGCTGCCGACAAGCCAATCGCGGTGTAGCCGATTTCAGCACCGATCGTTGCGGTTGAACCTTGACCCAGCGCCACGTTAGAGCCCGTCAGGCCCGCCGTGATCGACGCGCCTTGACCCAGGACGGTTGAACCGGCCACGGCATTATCCGTCGCAGAGTTACCCAAGACGGTCGACGCGGCGCCGCTTGCCGAAGCCCCGAAGCCACCCGCCGACGCATCAGCGCCGGAGGCCACGGCTTGCGCCGTCGTCACGCTGTTGTCCGACACAAAGGGGCCAACGTTGCCGCTGCTCAGGCCCGCAACTGCGGAGTCCAGGCCGGAGACAGTGGAGTCCAGGCCAGCCACTGCCGAGTCCAGGCCGGAAACGGCGGAGTCCAAACCGGTGACCGCGGAGTCCAGCCCGCCGATGGCGCTGCCCAAATTGGAGTACGTATTGCCTTGCACGCTGTAGGCCGGCGCGGTCACCGAGCCGGTCGTCGGATCGAATGCCGATCCGCCGCCCAGGTTGGATGCCACGCTAATGCCCAGCGTATTCAAACCAGACGTTGCCGCGTTCGACACGCCCGTCAGTTGACCGACGTTCACGGCATCGGTGGCTGCGCTGCCCGCTGCAAGATTCGTGATCTTGCGTTCGGCACCTGCCGAGCCAAGGGACACTTCACCGCTGGAGCTTTGGGGTGCCGTCAGTCCGATTGCGGTGTAGCCGGTTTCGGCACCGATCGTTGCCATCGAACCTTGACCCAGCGCCACGTTAGAACCCGTCAGCCCCGCCGTGATCGACGCGCCTTGACCCAGGACAGTCGAATCCGCCACCGCGTTATCCGTCGCGGAATTGCCCAGGACCGTCG
Coding sequences:
- a CDS encoding peptidase U32 family protein, which encodes METSSHPLELVAPAGSLAALTAALDAGADTVYLGLRNATNARNFAGLNFSENDIRLGVELAHRRGRQVLFAINTFVQAGRAAEWHAAVDAAHALGADAVIMADPGLLAYASDRYPDLRLHLSVQGSATHADAIELMKEQFGIRRVVLPRVLTLSEVARICANVSVEVEVFGFGSLCVMAEGRCLLSSYATGDSPNNKGVCSPAHAVRWVEANGRMDARLSGILIDRYEPGEPAAYPTLCKGRFQVDGRDDHALEEPTSLNAIGLLPRLAQMGVRAIKIEGRQRSPAYVAQVVATLRAALDSAQADPARFAPLAKWNALLARHAEGSQVTQGAFERPWK
- a CDS encoding DUF4019 domain-containing protein; this encodes MQQQTLISRALRVGLFSGALLLAAPALAADPSLDSAVTAAQQWASMSDSGATDKMWSASSDIMKKSVDKQGWSEYLSQLRNEVGRHTKREWLQVVRVSDPADLPQGQYVNVIFSTKFLNMPATETVSMVAGKNRWIPMGYVVRKIAPDGQAPM